AAAGAACAAATAATTTTTGGAAGTAAACATGTCGCCGTCTTAACTCTAGAGCGTGTTTTGGGCTGCAGGTGCGATATGCGAGCAGGAACATTAATCCTGTACATAAGTATATGCTTTAGAAAAGTTGTTTGAAAACACGGTTCCCCCTTCGCGATAATGGAAAAATGCCTCTGCTATATTTCTACATGACAAGCTCTTCAAGTTAAAGTGTTCAAATAAAGCGCGGCCTAAACCTTTTAATAAGTCATTTGCGCgccaaaatgtatattttttagaAGATACGTGTAAGAAAAACTCAAACTCTGATGAAAAACGATATGCGTGGCTAGAAGTAGTGGCCCAACAGTGTGCATAAACAGTTAAGAGAACCGAAAATAGATCTCCAAAATGTGGTTCATCCTCTTATCGTTAGCTATTGTGGCCTTAACATGCCTTATATATAATCAATATACATTTTGGAGTCGTAATGGTGTGCCAGGTGATAAACATTTAATACCTTTTGGATCACTAAAAGAAACCGTGTTTGGTAAAAAGGCAACCGGACTTGTGATTCATAATATTTATAAACACCACAAAGAACCTTTTGTGGGGGTCTATATGCTCTTTCAGCCTGCGCTATTAATACGCGATGTGGAATTGGTACGAAATGTTCTGGTGCAAGATTTTAATAGTTTTCATGATCGTGGCACTGGAACCAAAGTCACCATAGAATTGTTTTCTATGCGCGGCGCAAGTTGGAAGACTCTGCGTGCAAAGTTGACGCCACTCTTTTCTACCGGTAAACTAAAGAGTATACTTACATCAGTAAATGAAGTCGGCGATCGCATGCTGAATCACATCAATACTCAATTGGTTGGTAAAGATGAAGTAGTTATTGATATGAAGGACGTGGTGACGACGtaagtttatttttttgattGATGAAAGTGTGTTATATTgtacaaaacaaacaaaactaaaattttatttcgctTCCTTCAGAGAGTAAATACCCTGGGCTACCTTTCTTGAATCGAGAATGCACGCAAGATTACAAAATACCCAACTCTGATTATACCGTCAAAAAGGGCACCTCCGTTATTATTTCTGTGCTTGGTTTACATTATGATCCCGAAAATTTTCCAGATCCAATGAAGTTTGACCCACCACGTTTTAGCGAGGAACAGCATAATTATAATGCAGACGCATATATGCCATTTGGCGAGGGACCACGTCCATGTATCGGTgagtttgctttgtttttgtaaagaaccaTAACAATAttgtttaacatttttgtttttggagCTAGACGCATGTGCAGCATAAATTCGAAGATTGCAGTTATCAAAGTGCTCGCAAATTTTAACATTGCACCAAAAGAACACAAAGAAATCGAAATTGATTTTAGTCCAGGTGTTGCCTTTATACCCAAAGGTGGACTTCAGATGAAAttgacaaagaaaataaaatgaactAGAAAGAAATTTTTCTCCCTGTAGTTAAAGTGAATCGAATACTATAGAAATGCTTTACCATGTAATGTAAaagaatatttaattataaatttgaattagaaccgcacacattttttttcttagggtcataaaaattttaaaataagaatAGATACAACCCAAAATTATATTCACACGTATATATGTATTTCCTAACATGAAGCCTCATTCGTTGCGAGCAGATTTGTGCTTATTATATGAGAAAAAAGTTCCAATTCGGGGAAACACCCTTGTCAACTTAAATTGAAATTAGTACAATAGATTTTTTTGTGCAAAAACTGCCATTCACTTCCGGCCAGAAGGATCTTGCCACCATGCCTACCCTAGTGTCCGCTTAACATTTGCTGCGCTCGAGGCCCATTTATGCAgcagcttggctatcagagtagatggaAGATTTTGCAGTGATCAGAAAACTTGACAAATTACTCGCCGtctcgaacagctgcttatttatttctcatttttgatcagtgcgcggactttaccactttattggtagaactaccaactttttagcccattttcattttctaccacttctactaccgaagcccaaaaatctaccaacatttcaatatattcgaATTGGAACCAAGTACTGTgatcattaggtaaacgtatttaattgccgagcacacccaaataacattaagaggtgacactaaccaattttgaaaaatttgtgcaaaaattcaaacaagaaagaaatttgttttatgaaataaatgtagtaaatgtGCAGACAAATAATTTcgtgcgctattttcatcagttttttgtgaataattttgaatgaaaataaaaaagtggcagtatttttggaacattggaaaattgttgctgtaattagacgtttcggtaaattttcgtcagtatttcaagctcgaaataGAGGTAAAAGCAAGTTTCATTcaggcataagctatgtacattaacttgggtcgatttgtatggacaaaagttaaccgttatcacgccatcgatttttcgataggatttgggcttaggaaaaaaagttccactacgcatttccaaaaaaataattttcgaatataaaaacgttgccgataacagttttttgaaaaaaaaaatatttttagggctttgaggagtgtttttgTTTGTCTTCTTATTATATGAGTGTaggtatatgtgtgagtaataacttctgatCTTAGGTGATGATTACATGATATGTGACTGTtactctttcttcttcgctcttagctgctgaatacatgtatgtatgtgaaatattctcttcgcttcTAGCTTatatgtttacatgtatgtgttgCTGCTTACTTTGATGCTTAAatcagtggtcaccaaaatgaaaactgtggctgtgtgagtaaaactaaaatcatcttattggtagtggtttagttgttgatgaaaaatcaatgaggtaggacgtatgcactcatgtttgttaacacacaaaaagtaaggaaaaattaaaacaaaattgttaacattaaaccatgaaaacattctgcgaCTGGGCGTTTGGTTGCcaaatatcttttcgcaaatgcgcaaataacaATAGCCTCATCCGATGTTGCTATTCTGCTTGTTCAGCAAAAACTAAACGagagagaataataatacgtgtgaagtggagCCAATAATTATTTCACGGGTCGACGACCACTGCTTTAAATATatatgtggctgcttgctttgcatAGTGATGTATCAAAATACTTATACTCGTCacaatacgtacatacatatattgaaaaAGATCGCCAAATAACTACTTATAATTttgaagtaaaattaaaataCCCTTTTAGTACTTACTAACCCACTATACATACAGGGCGTATCTAGACAGCGCCCTGATTATGTATGAACTTTTCTAGATAAGATTCTAGTCGTGTTTTTGTTTATACATAAATAAAACTTAACATTTACTGCTGTATTCCAGTAGTTACACCCCTAGTATCATAACgaaatacatactttttttgTGGTTGCAATATCGATCATTGTTACATATTTGCCAGTACGTTGTCGACAGATTTGGTGGTATAAGAACTATATCTCTATCACAACTTACTTACTAAATTAATTCTTTGGGCAATAAATCTATTATCTTCAACTGAAAGTTTTACAATGAAAAACTACTCCGATCGAAAACTTTTTTCCTGAACTTACATTTTTAAGGGGAAAAGGATGTAGATATTGGCTATATCTTTATTTAACAATATGGTTTTTTTTACGctacttaattttttaatttaagtcTCAATACAACCCGGTTAAAATATAATCTAGGAAAATTCATACCTGACGGGGGTCCTAAGATAGGGAACTGTGTATAGAGCCTACATATTTGGGTCCTGATATGGTATGTACAGATGTGTGCCTATTTACGGGTATTGCTCCATATATTCTTAAAATGGCCTAGCTAGATTATCCTATGTGTATCCTGAATAAAAAATTCCTTCCATTATCTGGCTGGATAGAAAATTATTTCTGCTAATGCTTAAGGTTGCTATAGCCGATACGTGACAGCTTTGTCTAAGCAGTGAAATCTGAacacaaattaatatattttactGTTAAATCGTGAACTCTACACAAATGGTCTTCGAAAGTCTTCTATAGATTCTTTCATTCAAAAGGTATTCCAAGTTTACATAAAGGGCGAAAGTGTTTCGAAGAATGATTGCATAAAAAACTTTGAAACGATCATATTTTCTTACGACACAGTTCATAACATCGAATGATAAATCGGGATAGGTATATTAAAAGACCAGAAGAATTGACAAAGAAAAAAGAACAATATAAACTAATATTGTTTGctgaattaatttttttaatataattgatAACCCGCCAAACTTGCTGTACTCACCCAATAAACCTGTAAGTCTGAGTTACATTAGATCTCAAGTTGAGAACTAACATATCTCTCAGTTCTCAAGCATTATTTCTCAACAGTCGCTCAACTAGAGAATCATAGCATTCTCAACTAATAGGTTATATTTGTTAAGCAATAAAGGCTGATTCTTTAAGTTTAGAAAATTATAGTTTTCTTCTAAACTTCAGCctagtttatttaaaatttgaatttcctAACTCTTCTACTGTAGtgtttgttgtagcgataacttAATTCTCCCCTTTGTGTTTTTTGTTGATGTTGGAAATTAAATAGAGGTATATGAATTTCTCATATTTAATAAAGGTTGGAAAATAATTGGAGAATGATGTATTCcaacttgagaaaaaaaattctcaagGTTGAGGATATATTTGCTTTTATGTTCGTTGGGTAACTGTACTCTCAATGCGCTCAATCGAAACTTATCCTCTCCTACTGATAGTGAATGTTAATAAGGCGCTACTTTTCTTGAATCTTTGTGTACGTACATGTTCAGCCACATTAGGGATGCCTCGAAGTGAGTTTACAGGAATTAGAATCTGACCAGCCGCCGAATTCCAACCTTcgataacgctaaaactccatcagcaaaaaaacataaaacaataTCAAGTCAAACACGATATGCAACATTTAGTTCCGTACGGTTACGAGGAATAGCAGCCTAACTGCTTTACTTTTACAtaggacttaggcggttattACAAACGACCACATGCTATTAAatgttgcatgcttttctgcgcacttgatgttcttttaaattttttggcgatggagttttagcgttagagAATGTTGGAATTCGGGGGCTACTTATTGTAGTAAGCTCTATTTATATTGCTTGTCAAAAACTACATTGTTACTGCATAAATGAAACTACATCTTACAGCTTATATCTAAGAGCTATTGATGGTCTTCGGTAGAGTCCAAAAAAAGGTTTCTA
The DNA window shown above is from Eurosta solidaginis isolate ZX-2024a chromosome 2, ASM4086904v1, whole genome shotgun sequence and carries:
- the LOC137240100 gene encoding cytochrome P450 6d3-like; translation: MWFILLSLAIVALTCLIYNQYTFWSRNGVPGDKHLIPFGSLKETVFGKKATGLVIHNIYKHHKEPFVGVYMLFQPALLIRDVELVRNVLVQDFNSFHDRGTGTKVTIELFSMRGASWKTLRAKLTPLFSTGKLKSILTSVNEVGDRMLNHINTQLVESKYPGLPFLNRECTQDYKIPNSDYTVKKGTSVIISVLGLHYDPENFPDPMKFDPPRFSEEQHNYNADAYMPFGEGPRPCIARRMCSINSKIAVIKVLANFNIAPKEHKEIEIDFSPGVAFIPKGGLQMKLTKKIK